From a region of the Halomonas sp. HL-93 genome:
- a CDS encoding PA2779 family protein, producing MKKLRAYLSTLLITALVITSLPAAAAPAASPSTDLVSTQSVLANDSGQADRERIHQLLNRADIQDALVEQGVDLDEVDARVAALSDAEAQEMANQLEELPAGAGVIGALFAVFVILLVTDILGLTDVYPFTR from the coding sequence ATGAAGAAATTACGTGCCTACCTCTCGACGCTGCTGATTACCGCACTGGTCATTACCAGCCTACCCGCCGCCGCCGCCCCGGCTGCATCACCCTCAACGGACCTTGTCAGTACGCAATCGGTACTCGCCAACGATAGCGGGCAGGCTGATCGCGAACGCATTCATCAGCTACTCAACCGCGCCGACATTCAGGATGCACTGGTCGAGCAAGGCGTTGACCTGGATGAAGTAGACGCTCGAGTGGCAGCGTTAAGCGATGCCGAAGCGCAAGAAATGGCCAACCAGCTCGAAGAACTGCCCGCTGGCGCAGGGGTGATCGGTGCCCTGTTTGCGGTATTCGTGATTCTACTGGTGACCGATATTCTCGGCCTGACCGACGTTTATCCGTTTACGCGCTAA
- a CDS encoding zinc ribbon-containing protein: MSEQRNDHRLREGYERLLERMQDGADELTWDNLQKDLDDAVEFEAELEEYTKDELALLRAWVERDLKDMRHYMSDTGKQVAHWLGIDLEHLSRRVVESLLSIADRSIVDRERFADDLEAARADYCEGEMAAPGLMACVHCDAQVMLESVARLEPCHQCGHRYFYRFPSKIVET, encoded by the coding sequence ATGAGTGAACAACGCAATGACCATCGCCTGCGCGAAGGCTACGAGCGTTTGCTGGAGCGGATGCAGGACGGCGCTGACGAGCTGACCTGGGATAACCTGCAAAAGGATCTGGACGACGCCGTAGAGTTTGAAGCGGAGCTGGAAGAGTACACCAAGGACGAACTGGCGCTGCTGCGTGCCTGGGTCGAGCGCGACCTGAAAGACATGCGCCACTACATGTCCGATACCGGCAAGCAGGTAGCCCACTGGCTGGGCATCGATCTAGAGCACCTATCCCGCCGTGTGGTGGAGTCGCTGCTCTCGATTGCCGACCGTAGCATTGTCGATCGCGAGCGTTTTGCCGACGACCTGGAAGCCGCCCGCGCCGACTACTGCGAAGGCGAAATGGCCGCTCCCGGCCTGATGGCCTGCGTGCACTGCGATGCGCAGGTGATGCTTGAAAGCGTCGCCCGGCTGGAACCCTGCCACCAGTGTGGCCACCGCTACTTCTACCGCTTCCCCAGCAAAATCGTCGAGACCTGA
- the nqrM gene encoding (Na+)-NQR maturation NqrM yields the protein MATWLLVFGFMALVMTVMAVGVIMGRKPIAGSCGGLNQIGMKDGCDICGGKDEVCEEENRKRGSARRRSDESRGADLGYNASRR from the coding sequence ATGGCCACTTGGCTACTTGTTTTCGGGTTTATGGCACTGGTCATGACCGTCATGGCCGTTGGCGTCATCATGGGTCGTAAACCCATTGCTGGCTCTTGTGGCGGCTTGAATCAAATCGGTATGAAAGACGGCTGCGATATTTGCGGCGGTAAAGACGAGGTCTGCGAAGAAGAAAACCGCAAGCGTGGCAGTGCACGTCGCCGTAGCGATGAAAGTCGTGGCGCTGACCTAGGCTACAACGCTTCCCGTCGCTAA
- a CDS encoding LPS-assembly lipoprotein LptE gives MNRRTFLATSMAASAALLLSACGFRLRGTGSMPNLPPLTLEGDTQSDMARELATRLERQGNTGGDNAQWRVTLGSPNLDERRLGGEGRATRDHELTLSSTVSVQRLDDNAYLLNDETLSVSTRIRVNDDDLLNRETLFSDAEQSLNRELAERIIERLSALNNAS, from the coding sequence ATGAATCGACGGACTTTCTTAGCCACCAGCATGGCCGCCTCAGCGGCCCTGCTCCTGAGTGCCTGCGGTTTTCGTCTACGCGGCACCGGCTCGATGCCGAACCTGCCGCCGTTGACCCTAGAGGGTGATACCCAAAGCGACATGGCCCGCGAGCTAGCGACGCGGCTGGAACGCCAGGGCAACACCGGCGGTGATAATGCGCAATGGCGCGTCACGCTGGGGTCGCCCAACCTGGACGAACGGCGCCTGGGCGGCGAAGGGCGCGCGACCCGTGACCATGAACTGACGTTGAGCAGCACGGTGTCGGTTCAGCGGCTGGATGACAATGCCTACCTGCTCAACGACGAGACGCTGTCGGTAAGCACGCGCATACGCGTAAACGACGATGACCTGCTCAACCGCGAAACGCTGTTCAGTGACGCTGAGCAGTCACTCAACAGAGAGTTGGCAGAGCGTATTATCGAACGTCTCAGCGCACTGAATAACGCCTCGTGA
- the leuS gene encoding leucine--tRNA ligase, which translates to MDAQYSPREIERDAQQYWDQHQCFKAVEDANREKFYCLSMFPYPSGKLHMGHVRNYTIGDVVSRFQRMQGKNVMQPMGWDAFGMPAENAAIQNQVPPAKWTYQNIDYMRNQLKALGFAYDWNREFATCDASYYRWEQWFFTKLVEKGLVYKKMSTVNWDPVDQTVLANEQVIDGRGWRSGALVERKEIPLWFLKITDYADELLSDLDNVEWPEQVKTMQRNWIGKSQGVELSFDIKAPDGSSGEPLSVYTTRPDTLFGVTYMAVAADHPLAKQAAEGNAELQAFREECARGGTSEAEMATKEKKGLPTGHRAIHPLTGDEVPVFVANFVLMEFGTGAVMAVPAHDQRDWEFATKYDIEIKPVIADENGNTPDLSQGAYAEHGTLINSDEFDGLDFAAGFDAIAAKLAKLGRGEVKTNYRLRDWGVARQRYWGAPIPVKYGPEGQTVPLTDDELPVELPMEVTVDASGSPLKKMPAFSDLGDGWTRETDTFDTFMESSWYFARFCCADNHEAMLDERANYWLPVDLYIGGIEHAILHLLYARFFHKLMRDFGLVDSDEPFQQLLTQGMVIAETYYRPTDNGGKQWFNPADVEVKRDEKGRPLSAILMSDGQPVEMGGIEKMSKSKNNGVDPQSMIDKFGADTVRLFMMFAAPPEQSLEWSDSGVEGAHRFLKRLWRQVHEHLEAGTPGALDVAALNDDQKTLRRKTHETIKKASDDIGRRTTFNTAIAAVMELSNALARFDDDSAEGLAVSREALEACVLLLAPITPHVCHRLWQQLGHSTPAIETPLPTVDEAALTRDTIELVVQVNGKLRARLEAPASAEKAAIEQLAMENENVQRHLEDKTVRKVIVVPGKLVNIVVSG; encoded by the coding sequence ATGGACGCACAATACAGCCCTCGTGAAATCGAACGTGACGCCCAGCAATATTGGGATCAACATCAGTGCTTTAAAGCGGTAGAGGACGCCAACCGCGAAAAGTTCTACTGCCTGTCGATGTTCCCCTACCCCAGCGGCAAGCTGCACATGGGTCACGTGCGTAACTACACTATCGGCGACGTGGTGTCCCGCTTCCAGCGTATGCAGGGCAAGAATGTCATGCAGCCCATGGGCTGGGACGCGTTCGGCATGCCGGCGGAAAACGCCGCGATCCAGAACCAGGTACCGCCCGCCAAGTGGACCTACCAGAACATCGACTACATGCGTAACCAGCTGAAGGCGCTCGGTTTTGCCTACGACTGGAACCGTGAGTTCGCCACCTGCGACGCCAGCTACTATCGCTGGGAGCAGTGGTTCTTCACCAAGTTGGTGGAAAAGGGCCTGGTGTACAAGAAGATGTCGACGGTCAACTGGGACCCGGTCGACCAGACCGTACTGGCCAACGAGCAGGTGATTGACGGCCGTGGCTGGCGTTCCGGCGCGCTGGTCGAGCGCAAGGAAATCCCGCTGTGGTTCCTGAAAATCACCGACTACGCCGATGAGCTGCTTTCGGACCTCGACAATGTCGAGTGGCCCGAGCAGGTCAAGACCATGCAGCGCAACTGGATCGGCAAGTCCCAGGGCGTCGAGTTGTCTTTCGACATCAAGGCCCCCGACGGCTCGAGCGGCGAGCCGCTTTCGGTTTACACCACGCGCCCGGATACGCTGTTCGGCGTTACCTACATGGCCGTCGCGGCGGACCACCCGCTCGCCAAACAGGCCGCCGAAGGCAACGCTGAGCTGCAAGCCTTCCGCGAAGAATGCGCCCGGGGCGGCACCTCGGAAGCCGAAATGGCGACCAAGGAGAAAAAAGGCCTGCCGACCGGGCACCGCGCAATTCATCCGCTCACCGGCGATGAAGTGCCTGTATTTGTGGCCAACTTCGTGCTCATGGAATTTGGCACCGGGGCTGTGATGGCCGTGCCCGCCCACGACCAGCGCGACTGGGAGTTTGCCACCAAGTACGACATCGAGATCAAGCCGGTCATCGCCGATGAAAACGGCAACACGCCGGATCTGTCCCAAGGCGCGTACGCCGAACACGGCACGCTGATTAACTCGGACGAGTTCGATGGTCTGGACTTTGCCGCCGGGTTTGACGCCATTGCCGCCAAGCTTGCCAAGCTGGGGCGCGGTGAAGTGAAAACCAACTACCGCCTGCGCGACTGGGGCGTGGCCCGACAGCGCTACTGGGGCGCGCCGATTCCGGTCAAATACGGCCCCGAAGGCCAGACGGTTCCGCTCACCGACGACGAACTGCCGGTCGAGCTGCCCATGGAAGTCACCGTCGATGCCTCGGGCTCGCCGCTCAAGAAGATGCCGGCATTTTCCGATCTGGGCGACGGCTGGACCCGCGAAACCGACACCTTCGACACCTTCATGGAGTCTTCCTGGTACTTCGCGCGCTTCTGCTGCGCCGACAACCATGAAGCGATGCTCGATGAGCGCGCCAACTACTGGCTGCCGGTGGATCTGTATATCGGCGGTATCGAGCACGCCATCCTGCACCTGCTTTACGCACGTTTCTTCCATAAGTTGATGCGCGATTTCGGTCTGGTGGATTCCGACGAGCCGTTCCAGCAGCTGCTGACCCAGGGCATGGTGATCGCCGAAACCTACTACCGCCCCACCGATAACGGCGGCAAGCAGTGGTTCAACCCCGCCGACGTGGAAGTCAAGCGCGACGAGAAGGGCCGCCCGCTGAGTGCGATCCTGATGAGCGACGGCCAGCCGGTGGAAATGGGCGGCATCGAGAAGATGTCCAAGTCGAAAAACAATGGCGTTGACCCGCAGTCGATGATCGACAAGTTCGGCGCCGACACCGTGCGCCTGTTCATGATGTTCGCAGCCCCGCCGGAGCAGTCGTTGGAATGGTCGGATTCTGGCGTGGAAGGCGCCCACCGCTTCCTCAAGCGCCTGTGGCGCCAAGTCCACGAGCATCTGGAAGCCGGAACACCCGGCGCTCTGGATGTTGCCGCGCTCAATGACGACCAAAAAACCCTGCGCCGCAAAACCCATGAAACGATCAAGAAGGCCAGTGACGATATCGGCCGCCGGACAACCTTCAACACAGCGATTGCCGCGGTAATGGAGCTTTCCAACGCCCTGGCCCGCTTTGATGACGACTCCGCTGAGGGGCTGGCGGTAAGCCGCGAAGCTCTTGAAGCCTGTGTGTTGCTGCTGGCACCGATTACCCCACACGTGTGCCATCGCCTGTGGCAGCAGCTCGGCCATTCGACTCCGGCGATTGAAACGCCGTTGCCCACGGTCGATGAAGCAGCACTGACCCGCGACACCATTGAACTGGTGGTGCAGGTCAACGGTAAATTGCGCGCCCGCCTGGAAGCCCCGGCCAGCGCTGAAAAAGCAGCCATCGAGCAATTAGCGATGGAAAATGAGAACGTCCAGCGTCACCTGGAAGACAAAACGGTGCGTAAAGTCATCGTCGTGCCGGGCAAGCTGGTTAACATAGTGGTGAGCGGATGA
- the nqrF gene encoding NADH:ubiquinone reductase (Na(+)-transporting) subunit F, whose translation MVDTTIILLGVVMFTVIVLSLTAIILAARSKLVSSGDVTIEVNEDPEHTLKTQAGGKLLNTLAANGIFLSSACGGGGSCAQCKCRVEEGGGSILPTEESHFTMREKKEGWRLSCQVPVKQDMKIEVPEEVFGVKKWECEVIDNPNVATFIKELNLKLPEGEEVAFRAGGYVQLVAPPYDIKFSDFDIEEEYRADWEKFGLFDISHKNNEEIIRAYSMANYPDEKGILKFNIRIATPPPGTSHPPGLMSTYVFNLKAGDKVTVMGPFGEFFAKDSDAEMIFIGGGAGMAPMRSHIFDQLKRLKSDRKISFWYGARSWRETFYNEEYDQLAEEFPNFEWHLALSDPLPEDNWEGPTGFIHNVLYENYLKDHPAPEDCEYYMCGPPMMNASVIKLLLDLGVEPENILLDDFGG comes from the coding sequence ATGGTTGATACAACTATCATCTTGCTCGGTGTTGTCATGTTTACGGTCATCGTTCTTAGCTTAACGGCGATCATTCTGGCAGCGCGCAGCAAGCTTGTGAGTAGTGGGGATGTGACCATAGAGGTCAATGAAGACCCCGAGCATACCTTGAAGACCCAGGCCGGCGGCAAACTACTGAACACCCTGGCGGCCAACGGTATCTTCCTTTCATCGGCATGTGGCGGCGGCGGTTCCTGCGCCCAGTGTAAATGTCGGGTGGAAGAGGGCGGTGGCTCGATCCTGCCCACAGAAGAATCGCACTTCACCATGCGCGAAAAGAAAGAAGGTTGGCGCCTTTCATGCCAGGTACCTGTCAAGCAGGACATGAAGATTGAAGTGCCTGAAGAAGTGTTTGGCGTCAAGAAGTGGGAATGCGAGGTCATCGACAATCCCAACGTCGCCACCTTCATTAAAGAGTTGAACCTCAAGCTGCCAGAAGGCGAAGAAGTGGCCTTCCGCGCCGGTGGTTATGTGCAACTCGTGGCACCGCCGTACGATATTAAATTCTCCGATTTTGATATCGAAGAAGAGTACCGTGCCGACTGGGAAAAGTTTGGCCTGTTCGACATTTCCCACAAGAACAATGAGGAAATCATTCGCGCTTATTCAATGGCGAATTACCCGGACGAGAAGGGTATCCTCAAATTCAACATTCGTATTGCAACACCGCCTCCGGGCACAAGCCATCCGCCTGGGTTGATGTCCACTTATGTCTTCAATCTGAAGGCGGGTGACAAAGTGACCGTGATGGGGCCGTTTGGTGAGTTCTTCGCTAAAGACTCAGACGCCGAAATGATCTTTATCGGTGGCGGGGCCGGCATGGCACCAATGCGTAGTCATATTTTCGACCAGCTGAAGCGGCTGAAGTCGGACCGTAAAATCTCGTTCTGGTACGGTGCGCGCTCATGGCGTGAAACCTTCTACAATGAAGAATACGATCAGTTAGCTGAAGAATTCCCGAACTTCGAGTGGCACCTGGCATTGTCCGACCCGCTGCCCGAAGATAACTGGGAAGGGCCAACTGGCTTCATTCACAATGTACTCTACGAAAACTATCTTAAGGATCACCCCGCGCCTGAGGATTGTGAGTACTATATGTGTGGGCCGCCCATGATGAATGCCTCGGTCATCAAGCTACTGCTTGATCTGGGGGTTGAACCGGAAAATATCCTGTTGGATGATTTCGGCGGATAA
- the holA gene encoding DNA polymerase III subunit delta: MKVFADQLPAALTKSLPKVVIVAGEEPLQHRDACDAVRAAARQAGIEEREVLDVEPNFAWGRLLEVASNLSLFATNKLLELRLGNHKLGQEGSKALTEYAQHLDNNDDLLLISMGKLDAKQQKSAWFKALDKHGLFVPVWPVDVSRLGYFLRDRASLHGLQIDLDAARLLGERTEGNLLAADQAMQKLALIHPQGARLNAESIAQGVEDSTRFDVFTLADACLKGEPSRVSRIITGLRGEGVEAPIVLWALTRELRTLLSLHQHLDQGQSFEHACKAQKPMIFDKRRPGYQKAIQRLPMKRLHKLLLMAQRLDLAVKGASPVPLWPGLHDLAMTMAGARGLLAEAAWTYRVAPSF, encoded by the coding sequence GTGAAAGTCTTCGCCGATCAACTCCCCGCGGCACTGACCAAATCGCTGCCCAAGGTCGTGATTGTGGCGGGCGAAGAGCCCTTGCAGCACCGCGACGCCTGCGACGCGGTGAGAGCCGCCGCCCGCCAGGCGGGCATTGAAGAGCGCGAGGTATTGGACGTTGAACCTAACTTTGCCTGGGGGCGGCTGCTTGAAGTCGCCAGCAATCTCTCGCTGTTCGCCACCAACAAACTGCTCGAACTTCGCCTGGGCAACCACAAGCTGGGGCAGGAAGGCAGCAAAGCGCTCACTGAGTACGCCCAACATCTGGACAATAACGACGACCTGCTGCTGATCAGCATGGGCAAGCTAGATGCCAAGCAGCAAAAAAGCGCCTGGTTCAAGGCGCTCGATAAACATGGTCTGTTTGTCCCGGTATGGCCGGTTGATGTCTCGCGGCTGGGCTATTTTCTACGCGACCGTGCCTCGCTGCACGGCTTGCAGATTGACCTGGACGCCGCTCGCCTACTGGGTGAGCGTACCGAAGGCAACCTGCTGGCCGCCGACCAGGCGATGCAGAAGCTGGCCCTCATTCACCCCCAGGGCGCACGGCTAAACGCAGAAAGCATCGCCCAGGGCGTGGAAGACAGCACCCGCTTTGATGTCTTCACCCTGGCCGACGCCTGTTTGAAAGGTGAACCCAGTCGCGTTTCACGGATTATTACCGGGCTACGTGGCGAGGGCGTGGAAGCCCCTATTGTCCTATGGGCGTTAACCCGGGAGCTGCGTACGCTGCTGTCGCTTCATCAACACCTGGACCAAGGTCAGAGCTTTGAACACGCCTGCAAAGCACAAAAACCGATGATCTTTGATAAGCGCCGTCCAGGTTATCAAAAGGCCATTCAGCGTCTGCCTATGAAGCGTTTGCACAAACTGCTGCTCATGGCTCAGCGCTTGGATCTCGCCGTGAAAGGCGCCTCGCCGGTTCCTTTATGGCCAGGGTTACACGACCTGGCGATGACCATGGCCGGTGCTCGGGGCCTGCTTGCCGAAGCCGCCTGGACCTATCGCGTTGCGCCCAGCTTTTAA
- a CDS encoding PA2778 family cysteine peptidase — MISVHQLHNARLAGVFVLVLLLTACASAPQLRDSTEQRLPRQSELSDVPFYAQTEYQCGPAALAMVLNHQGVDTDVETLIPQVFIPDREGSVQPEMLATVRRHERLAFPIRGSLDDLLAHLAAGDPVVVMQNLSLPVYPMWHYAVAIGYDLDDETLTLHSGEIERHTMSFSRFDATWARTDRWGFVVAKPGTLPEGITARNAVNAISAYEEAHGPEAALSSWQAMVERYPDNAVAQFALGNAYYADQQPEKALHAFQAATERDPQMGAAWLNIGLLQLQNDQPEAAREALDKAASIEGSWQARAQEVLENQLED, encoded by the coding sequence ATGATCTCTGTTCATCAACTTCACAACGCCCGCTTAGCGGGCGTTTTCGTCCTAGTGTTGTTACTGACGGCTTGCGCTAGCGCCCCTCAGCTACGCGATAGCACAGAACAGCGCCTGCCCCGCCAAAGCGAACTGAGCGACGTTCCCTTTTACGCTCAAACCGAATACCAGTGTGGCCCTGCGGCCCTGGCCATGGTACTGAACCACCAGGGTGTCGATACGGACGTTGAGACGCTGATCCCCCAGGTGTTTATTCCTGACCGCGAAGGCAGCGTACAGCCGGAAATGCTGGCCACCGTGCGACGCCACGAGCGGCTTGCCTTTCCTATTCGTGGCAGCCTCGACGATCTGCTAGCGCACTTAGCCGCCGGTGATCCGGTCGTCGTCATGCAGAACCTGTCGCTTCCGGTGTATCCCATGTGGCATTACGCGGTGGCAATTGGCTACGATTTGGATGACGAAACCCTGACGCTGCACAGCGGTGAAATCGAGCGACACACGATGTCTTTCAGCCGCTTTGATGCGACCTGGGCACGAACCGACCGCTGGGGCTTTGTGGTGGCCAAACCGGGCACCCTTCCCGAGGGCATCACCGCCCGTAACGCGGTTAATGCGATCAGTGCTTACGAAGAAGCACATGGTCCCGAGGCAGCGTTAAGCAGCTGGCAGGCGATGGTCGAGCGTTATCCCGACAATGCGGTTGCCCAATTTGCACTGGGTAATGCGTATTACGCCGATCAACAGCCGGAAAAGGCGCTCCATGCCTTTCAAGCGGCCACTGAGCGAGACCCGCAAATGGGCGCGGCGTGGCTGAATATCGGGCTATTGCAGTTGCAGAACGACCAGCCGGAAGCGGCCAGAGAGGCACTTGATAAAGCGGCCTCCATCGAAGGTAGCTGGCAGGCGCGTGCTCAGGAGGTGTTGGAAAATCAACTGGAAGATTAA